A window from Triticum aestivum cultivar Chinese Spring chromosome 6D, IWGSC CS RefSeq v2.1, whole genome shotgun sequence encodes these proteins:
- the LOC123144563 gene encoding cytochrome b-c1 complex subunit 6, whose amino-acid sequence MADEEVSDPKALLEDRTKAKCVYQWYEYQKCVKRIEGDETGQKHCTGQYFDYWKCIDKHVAEKLFDSLK is encoded by the exons AT GGCAGATGAGGAGGTATCTGACCCAAAGGCACTCCTAGAGGATCGTACGAAGGCTAAGTGTGTCTACCAGTGGTATGAATATCAG AAATGCGTTAAGAGAATTGAAGGTGACGAGACCGGGCAGAAGCACTGTACTGGCCAGTACTTCGATTACTGGAAATGCATTGACAAGCAT GTTGCTGAGAAGCTCTTTGATAGCTTAAAATGA